Proteins encoded in a region of the Mucilaginibacter sabulilitoris genome:
- a CDS encoding FHA domain-containing protein, translated as MAFNLFRNKGEKREWDVKSLRDALLRFIKEALQKVEGGEGSHIKELLLYIAAEPEEKHIYEGAVYVHDKEKFRNEIQKIADDYALDLPGDWTIEVIFTDEFPQEATPMLGLDAAFLMHTRRQVMHNAASAVAYIRILSGEAEQEEYIIKATDDKINIGRDKKAVTDNGSYRLNKLVFPAASDDESNKFISRQHAHIEWNKDNECFMIFADEGGVPPRNKTKIHIAADGKMIKLNSTQIGHPMSEGDQVILGESAVFLFSTKAEG; from the coding sequence ATGGCGTTTAATTTATTCAGAAACAAAGGAGAAAAACGGGAATGGGATGTTAAAAGTCTGCGAGATGCCCTGTTGCGTTTTATAAAAGAAGCATTACAAAAAGTAGAGGGCGGCGAAGGCAGCCATATCAAGGAGCTTTTGCTATACATAGCGGCCGAACCGGAGGAAAAGCATATTTATGAGGGTGCGGTTTATGTTCATGATAAAGAAAAATTCAGGAACGAAATACAGAAAATAGCCGATGATTACGCACTTGACCTACCGGGCGACTGGACAATTGAAGTGATTTTCACAGATGAGTTTCCACAAGAGGCTACGCCGATGCTGGGGCTCGATGCTGCTTTCCTGATGCATACCCGCCGACAGGTAATGCACAACGCGGCATCGGCAGTAGCCTACATCCGTATACTGAGCGGTGAAGCCGAGCAGGAAGAGTATATAATAAAAGCAACTGACGATAAAATTAATATTGGTCGCGATAAAAAAGCGGTTACCGATAATGGCTCTTACCGTTTAAACAAACTGGTATTCCCGGCCGCAAGCGATGATGAAAGCAACAAGTTTATCAGTCGTCAGCATGCTCATATTGAGTGGAACAAGGACAATGAATGCTTTATGATATTTGCCGATGAGGGCGGCGTACCACCCCGTAATAAAACTAAGATACACATAGCAGCCGATGGTAAAATGATCAAGCTCAATTCTACCCAGATAGGTCACCCAATGAGTGAAGGTGATCAGGTGATCCTCGGCGAATCGGCAGTATTTTTATTTAGTACTAAGGCAGAAGGATAA